The proteins below are encoded in one region of Puntigrus tetrazona isolate hp1 chromosome 5, ASM1883169v1, whole genome shotgun sequence:
- the LOC122345557 gene encoding transcriptional regulator ATRX-like isoform X2, translated as MSAEVLRPGLVAGGGSKLGELIGKLHEYLAATEDKTEATLPGHWNGSTAKEYLEQQARDQSSGPSDVGMLSSRSRRKPAVVTKHSGMNESDASSESGAEDVMSVHSSDPDTNVLPKGTVFVLPEPVGNETRDDFRGPEFRSRRVYKQHRDGVDRRRGGYEMERVNCTACGQQVNHFQRDSVYRHPMLKVLICKNCFKYYMSDDISKDAEGMDEQCRWCAEGGSLIGCDYCSNAFCKKCVLRNLGRKELSTILEEERKWYCYVCSPEPLVELVLSCDAVLENLEQAQKRASRTEPNSVRGRANKGGRSVAYLMGPGGGPVPSAGLYQRMQRFVDVTTSLNHSFKAVVQSEKEEEGNQIERIGQLRMFRTVLDDLQAANSALQEALDHELTGSKRGCGETHKPKARARKKKGMSSQSPGLTKKLVVKLTPVPVSPQPISRTCLSIHPSPERKTINTEVTDGALEERETMVEMEKGMEMVEVTEGGEDGENYCVVNDEEEEEEEEEEEEEENQTDAKNVSLSEENKRSPRVKTTPRRRRTNPSATAERAGSAEDDSDSDEVPEVLLQTAAAMANSEEDGLVGGSWDGDGDEVNQQVRKQRLFGLVKTTPPDRGSRKRNLKERSSSSSSSSSTPSRRGSQDQGSAVRMTRGRARKVARTMVQSGSSSSEVGGQELESEPSSDSDDQRIKPLTEDVTLLGSGNFQQSSGDEMDIQPGPSLSVEDDDLENRIAKQILLAQIRANLSSASELDASSDEQSESTRKEQKKCKNVDRSSETTEEEENDDSDCRGSQSESRHRHRLLRHGLTLSETEAKSQKQEVKKRKKRDRQVQNSECVIVSSDETSVSSGMYDELSHSECEEIGSQSPTHNEKSPSLTTDRSSTPHNDVSSTTEEHLRGTPRGRRQIRPLLEVGQLAQETQSALKEEEERRRRLAEREKLRLENEGREREEADPEVILVSEKPAQSFAPLVLEQNDDTHKPVLQVHLHFLSKLKPHQREGVRFMWDSCCESVQSVKTTPGSGCILAHCMGLGKTFQVIVFLHTVLLCKELPMKRALVVCPLNTVLNWKSEFDQWQRGLRPNILWVAELATVKSVSVRVELLNDWFTNGGVMIMGYEVFRILTHTDSAKYSKHKEAFRSMLLDPGPDLVVCDEGHVLRNADSSISKAMQALHTRRRIILTGTPLQNNLTEYHCMVNFIKENLLGSLKEFRNRFINPIQNGQCADSTPADVRLMKNRSHVLHQMMSGFIQRRDYSVLMSCLPAKHEYVLSVRMTPLQCRLYTHYLQTYTGKGAGVNSLFQDLHVLSLIWTHPWCLKLAQLTRNKGKEEEPAPVFTGLGAGLVTSSLNDSERRDATSTDLVHGEKRNTDPVSLVSRPNKKPQNPDVTNTAIMDISGGEAGFVVGNGPSADWYLPFVTAADAKVLEHSGKLQLLLEILRWAEELQDKVLVFSQSLISLDLIESFLLYADETRGKKCCPYKGEKAWVKNKDYYRLDGNTSACARKRWAQEFNNTKNIRGRLFLISTRAGSLGINLVAANRVVVFDACWNPSYDIQSIFRVYRFGQKKTVYVYRFLAQGTMEQNIYERQVAKQSLSSRVLDQQQIQRHFTHSQLNELYLFQPNLWPSKHTETPVDDLLAQLLQSCGQLIVSYHEHNSLLDHREEEELSEEERRAAWDEYRAEKKASVQNSDELTPRNPNQQALASLNFAYTTKSLPSTPSLHVKQGSNEPSVSWVAYNNSFQQGQPKVVFSVPRSNT; from the exons ATGTCTGCCGAAGTGCTCAG ACCTGGGCTGGTGGCTGGTGGAGGCAGTAAGCTAGGTGAACTGATCGGAAAGCTCCATGAGTACTTGGCAGCCACGGAAGACAAGACTGAAGCTACTTTACCCGGACACTGGAATG GAAGCACAGCCAAAGAATACTTGGAGCAGCAAGCTCGCGACCAG TCCAGTGGCCCCTCAGACGTGGGAATGCTGTCATCTCGTTCAAGAAG GAAACCTGCTGTTGTCACCAAACACAGCGGGATGAACGAGTCGGATGCTTCGTCTGAGAGTGGTGCTGAAGATGTAATGTCTGTGCACTCCAGCGACCCAGACACCAATGTCTTGCCAAAAG GAACGGTATTTGTTCTGCCGGAGCCGGTGGGTAATGAAACCCGTGATGATTTTCGCGGCCCAGAATTCCGCAGTAGACGTGTTTACAAGCAGCACAGAGATGGTGTTGACAGACGCAGAG gAGGATATGAGATGGAGAGGGTGAACTGCACAGCGTGTGGTCAACAGGTGAATCATTTCCAACGTGACTCGGTCTACAGGCACCCTATGCTCAAAGTCCTAATCTGcaag AATTGTTTTAAGTATTATATGAGTGATGACATCAGCAAAGATGCAGAGGGGATGGATGAGCAATGCAG GTGGTGTGCAGAAGGAGGcagtctgattggctgtgattaTTGCAGTAATGCCTTCTGTAAGAAATGTGTCTTGCGTAACCTGGGGAGGAAGGAGCTGTCCACCATcctggaggaggagaggaagtgGTACTGTTATGTGTGCAGTCCTGAACCATTGGTGGAGCTGGTTTTGTCCTGTGATGCGGTTCTAGAAAACCTGGAGCAGGCTCAGAAGCGAGCTTCCCGTACTGAGCCAAACTCCGTTCGGGGCAGGGCTAATAAGGGAGGTCGCAGTGTTGCCTATCTAATGGGGCCAGGAGGTGGCCCGGTGCCCTCTGCAGGCCTTTACCAGCGAATGCAGCGGTTTGTAGATGTTACCACATCTTTAAACCATTCCTTCAAGGCTGTTGTTCAAAGTGAAAAAGAGGAAGAAGGAAACCAAATAGAGAGAATTGGGCAGCTAAGGATGTTCCGCACTGTGCTAGATGATCTGCAAGCCGCCAACAGTGCATTACAG GAAGCCTTGGACCATGAACTGACTGGATCAAAACGTGGTTGTGGTGAAACACACAAACCAAAAGCGAgggccagaaaaaaaaagggaatgtCATCACAGAGCCCAGGACTCACTAAAAAGCTGGTGGTTAAACTTACTCCTGTACCAGTCAGCCCACAACCCATTAGCAGAACGTGtctttccattcatccatctccTGAGAGAAAAACGATAAACACTGAGGTGACAGATGGAGCACTGGAAGAAAGAGAGACGATGGTGGAGATGGAGAAGGGGATGGAAATGGTGGAAGTGACAGAGGGAGGAGAAGATGGGGAAAATTATTGTGTTGTTAAtgacgaggaagaggaggaggaggaggaagaagaggaggaggaagagaaccAAACTGATGCCAAAAATGTGTCTTTATCAGAGGAGAATAAACGTTCTCCGCGTGTGAAAACCACACCACGTCGGCGGCGGACAAACCCAAGTGCCACAGCAGAGCGTGCTGGTTCAGCTGAGGATGACTCTGATTCTGACGAGGTGCCTGAAGTGCTGCTTCAGACTGCCGCTGCCATGGCAAACAGCGAGGAAGACGGTCTGGTAGGTGGCAGTTGGGACGGGGATGGAGACGAGGTAAACCAGCAAGTCAGAAAGCAGCGTCTCTTTGGACTTGTAAAAACAACACCTCCGGACAGAGGCTCTCGTAAACGGAATCTCAAAGAGAgatcctcatcatcctcatcgtCATCCTCTACACCTTCAAGGAGGGGCTCCCAGGACCAGGGTTCAGCAGTCAGAATGACCAGGGGAAGGGCCCGCAAAGTTGCAAGGACGATGGTACAAAGCGGGAGTTCCTCCAGTGAAGTGGGAGGACAGGAGCTGGAGAGTGAGCCGAGCAGCGACTCTGATGATCAAAGGATCAAGCCGCTGACAGAGGACGTCACGTTACTGGGCTCTGGAAATTTCCAGCAGTCTTCCG GTGATGAGATGGACATCCAGCCAGGTCCGTCTTTGTCTGTGGAGGATGATGATTTAGAAAATAG AATTGCAAAGCAGATTCTGCTGGCTCAGATCAGGGCTAACCTCTCTTCAGCGTCTGAGCTGGACGCCAGTTCCGATGAGCAATCGGAGAGCACgagaaaagagcagaaaaagTGCAAGAACGTTGACAGAAGTTCAGAGACAACAGAAGAGGAAG AAAATGATGACTCTGATTGTCGCGGCTCTCAGTCAGAGTCACGGCACCGGCACCGATTGCTACGACATGGTCTTACCTTATCGGAGACTGaagcaaaaagtcaaaaacaagaGGTGAAGAAGCGCAAGAAAAGAGACAGACAAGTCCAAAATTCTGAATGTGTTATTG tgAGTAGTGATGAAACGAGTGTATCGAGTGGAATGTATGATGAACTCAGCCATTCAGAGTGCGAGGAAATCGG GTCCCAGTCGCCCACTCATAATGAGAAGAGTCCGTCACTCACAACTGACAGGAGCAGCACTCCtcat aatgATGTCTCTTCGACAACCGAGGAGCATTTAAGGGGCACCCCGCGAGGGCGGAGGCAAATCAGACCACTTCTGGAGGTGGGTCAGCTGGCCCAGGAGACACAGAGCGCTCTGAAAGAAGAGGAGGAGCGCAGGAGGAGAttagcagagagagaaaaactgaGACTAGAAAATGAGGGGAGAGAACGGGAAGAAGCAGACCCAGAG GTTATTTTAGTGTCTGAGAAACCAGCTCAGAGCTTTGCACCACTGGTTCTCGAGCAAAATGATGATACGCATAAGCCTGTGCTGCAAGTGCACTTGCACTTTCTGAGCAAACTCAAACCACACCAGCGAGAGG GCGTGCGCTTCATGTGGGACAGCTGCTGTGAGTCCGTTCAGAGTGTGAAGACAACTCCAGGCTCTGGCTGTATTCTGGCCCACTGCATGGGTCTGGGAAAGACCTTTCAG GTCATTGTGTTCCTTCACACAGTGCTGCTGTGTAAAGAGCTGCCAATGAAAAGGGCTTTGGTGGTTTGTCCTCTCAATACAGTCCTGAACTGGAAGAGTGAGTTTGACCAGTGGCAGAGGGGCTTGAGACCCAACATACTTTGG GTGGCAGAGCTGGCCACGGTGAAGTCGGTGAGTGTTCGTGTTGAGCTCTTAAATGACTGGTTCACGAACGGTGGCGTAATGATCATGGGCTATGAGGTTTTTCGtatactgacacacacagatagcGCAAAATACAGCAAACACAAAGAAGCCTTCCGCTCAATGCTCCTGGATCCAG GCCCTGATCTGGTGGTGTGTGATGAGGGTCATGTCCTTAGGAATGCAGACTCCAGCATTTCAAAAGCCATGCAAGCTCTACACACACGTAGGAGAATCATACTGACAGGAACGCCGCTTCAAAACAACCTTACTGAGT ATCACTGTATGGTTAACTTCATTAAGGAGAACCTGCTGGGTTCTCTAAAAGAGTTCCGCAATCGTTTTATTAATCCGATCCAGAATGGACAGTGCGCAGATTCCACCCCCGCTGATGTCAGACTGATGAAGAACAGGTCGCACGTCCTCCATCAGATGATGTCAGGATTCATACAG AGACGGGACTACTCAGTTTTGATGTCCTGTTTACCGGCAAAGCACGAGTATGTGCTGTCGGTCCGGATGACGCCTCTGCAGTGTCGCTTATACACACACTATCTGCAGACCTACACAG GGAAAGGAGCAGGTGTGAACAGTTTGTTTCAGGACCTTCATGTTCTGAGTTTGATATGGACTCATCCCTGGTGTCTGAAACTTGCTCAGCTGACCAGGAATAAG GGGAAGGAGGAAGAACCTGCTCCTGTCTTCACTGGTCTGGGTGCAGGTTTGGTCACCAGTTCTCTAAATGACTCTGAAAG GAGGGATGCAACAAGCACTGATTTAGTACATGGTGAAAAGAGAAATACTGATCCAGTCTCCTTGGTCAGCAGGCCCAATAAAAAACCACAGAATCCAGATGTCACAAACACCGCCATAATGGACATTTCTGGCGGGGAAGCTG GATTTGTTGTGGGTAACGGGCCATCTGCCGACTGGTATCTGCCATTTGTAACAGCGGCTGATGCCAAAGTACTGGAGCATTCTGGGAAATTGCAGTTGCTTCTGGAGATTTTACGCTGGGCAGAGGAACTACAGGACAAAGT ATTGGTGTTCAGTCAGTCTCTGATTTCGCTGGACCTTATTGAGAGTTTCCTCCTATATGCAGACGAGACCAGGGGTAAAAAATGTTGTCCATACAAAG GAGAGAAAGCGTGGGTTAAGAATAAAGATTATTATCGTTTGGACGGCAACACCAGTGCTTGTGCTCGCAAGAGATGGGCTCAAGAGTTTAACAACACTAAAAACATAAG AGGGAGGTTGTTTCTGATCTCCACTCGTGCAGGGTCTCTGGGAATCAATCTGGTTGCTGCAAACCGGGTTGTGGTGTTCGACGCATGCTGGAATCCGTCATATGACATCCAGAGCATCTTCAGAGTCTATCGctttgggcaaaaaaaaactgtatatgtGTACCGTTTTCTGGCACAG GGGACCATGGAACAGAACATTTATGAGCGGCAAGTTGCTAAGCAGTCCCTGTCATCTCGTGTCCTGGACCAGCAGCAGATTCAGAGACACTTCACGCACAGTCAGCTGAACGAGCTGTACCTCTTCCAACCAAACCTATGGCCCAGTAAACACACAGAAACGCCTGTG GATGACCTGTTGGCTCAGCTGCTGCAGAGCTGTGGGCAGCTCATAGTGAGTTATCATGAGCACAACTCATTGTTAGACCACCGGGAGGAAGAGGAGCTAAGCGAGGAAGAACGCAGGGCTGCCTGGGATGAATACCGGGCAGAAAAGAAG GCCTCTGTACAAAACTCAGATGAACTCACCCCCAGAAACCCCAACCAG CAAGCTCTGGCTTCTCTAAACTTTGCCTACACAACCAAGAGTCTTCCTTCAACTCCTTCATTACACGTGAAACAAGGCAGTAATGAACCGTCTGTTTCCTGGGTCGCTTATAACAACTCATTTCAACAGGGGCAGCCCAAAGTGGTGTTTTCAGTTCCAAGATCAAACACATAA
- the LOC122345557 gene encoding transcriptional regulator ATRX-like isoform X1, producing the protein MSAEVLRPGLVAGGGSKLGELIGKLHEYLAATEDKTEATLPGHWNGSTAKEYLEQQARDQSSGPSDVGMLSSRSRRKPAVVTKHSGMNESDASSESGAEDVMSVHSSDPDTNVLPKGTVFVLPEPVGNETRDDFRGPEFRSRRVYKQHRDGVDRRRGGYEMERVNCTACGQQVNHFQRDSVYRHPMLKVLICKNCFKYYMSDDISKDAEGMDEQCRWCAEGGSLIGCDYCSNAFCKKCVLRNLGRKELSTILEEERKWYCYVCSPEPLVELVLSCDAVLENLEQAQKRASRTEPNSVRGRANKGGRSVAYLMGPGGGPVPSAGLYQRMQRFVDVTTSLNHSFKAVVQSEKEEEGNQIERIGQLRMFRTVLDDLQAANSALQEALDHELTGSKRGCGETHKPKARARKKKGMSSQSPGLTKKLVVKLTPVPVSPQPISRTCLSIHPSPERKTINTEVTDGALEERETMVEMEKGMEMVEVTEGGEDGENYCVVNDEEEEEEEEEEEEEENQTDAKNVSLSEENKRSPRVKTTPRRRRTNPSATAERAGSAEDDSDSDEVPEVLLQTAAAMANSEEDGLVGGSWDGDGDEVNQQVRKQRLFGLVKTTPPDRGSRKRNLKERSSSSSSSSSTPSRRGSQDQGSAVRMTRGRARKVARTMVQSGSSSSEVGGQELESEPSSDSDDQRIKPLTEDVTLLGSGNFQQSSGDEMDIQPGPSLSVEDDDLENRIAKQILLAQIRANLSSASELDASSDEQSESTRKEQKKCKNVDRSSETTEEEENDDSDCRGSQSESRHRHRLLRHGLTLSETEAKSQKQEVKKRKKRDRQVQNSECVIVSSDETSVSSGMYDELSHSECEEIGSQSPTHNEKSPSLTTDRSSTPHNDVSSTTEEHLRGTPRGRRQIRPLLEVGQLAQETQSALKEEEERRRRLAEREKLRLENEGREREEADPEVILVSEKPAQSFAPLVLEQNDDTHKPVLQVHLHFLSKLKPHQREGVRFMWDSCCESVQSVKTTPGSGCILAHCMGLGKTFQVIVFLHTVLLCKELPMKRALVVCPLNTVLNWKSEFDQWQRGLRPNILWVAELATVKSVSVRVELLNDWFTNGGVMIMGYEVFRILTHTDSAKYSKHKEAFRSMLLDPGPDLVVCDEGHVLRNADSSISKAMQALHTRRRIILTGTPLQNNLTEYHCMVNFIKENLLGSLKEFRNRFINPIQNGQCADSTPADVRLMKNRSHVLHQMMSGFIQRRDYSVLMSCLPAKHEYVLSVRMTPLQCRLYTHYLQTYTGKGAGVNSLFQDLHVLSLIWTHPWCLKLAQLTRNKGKEEEPAPVFTGLGAGLVTSSLNDSERRDATSTDLVHGEKRNTDPVSLVSRPNKKPQNPDVTNTAIMDISGGEAGFVVGNGPSADWYLPFVTAADAKVLEHSGKLQLLLEILRWAEELQDKVLVFSQSLISLDLIESFLLYADETRGKKCCPYKGEKAWVKNKDYYRLDGNTSACARKRWAQEFNNTKNIRGRLFLISTRAGSLGINLVAANRVVVFDACWNPSYDIQSIFRVYRFGQKKTVYVYRFLAQGTMEQNIYERQVAKQSLSSRVLDQQQIQRHFTHSQLNELYLFQPNLWPSKHTETPVDDLLAQLLQSCGQLIVSYHEHNSLLDHREEEELSEEERRAAWDEYRAEKKASVQNSDELTPRNPNQVLQQALASLNFAYTTKSLPSTPSLHVKQGSNEPSVSWVAYNNSFQQGQPKVVFSVPRSNT; encoded by the exons ATGTCTGCCGAAGTGCTCAG ACCTGGGCTGGTGGCTGGTGGAGGCAGTAAGCTAGGTGAACTGATCGGAAAGCTCCATGAGTACTTGGCAGCCACGGAAGACAAGACTGAAGCTACTTTACCCGGACACTGGAATG GAAGCACAGCCAAAGAATACTTGGAGCAGCAAGCTCGCGACCAG TCCAGTGGCCCCTCAGACGTGGGAATGCTGTCATCTCGTTCAAGAAG GAAACCTGCTGTTGTCACCAAACACAGCGGGATGAACGAGTCGGATGCTTCGTCTGAGAGTGGTGCTGAAGATGTAATGTCTGTGCACTCCAGCGACCCAGACACCAATGTCTTGCCAAAAG GAACGGTATTTGTTCTGCCGGAGCCGGTGGGTAATGAAACCCGTGATGATTTTCGCGGCCCAGAATTCCGCAGTAGACGTGTTTACAAGCAGCACAGAGATGGTGTTGACAGACGCAGAG gAGGATATGAGATGGAGAGGGTGAACTGCACAGCGTGTGGTCAACAGGTGAATCATTTCCAACGTGACTCGGTCTACAGGCACCCTATGCTCAAAGTCCTAATCTGcaag AATTGTTTTAAGTATTATATGAGTGATGACATCAGCAAAGATGCAGAGGGGATGGATGAGCAATGCAG GTGGTGTGCAGAAGGAGGcagtctgattggctgtgattaTTGCAGTAATGCCTTCTGTAAGAAATGTGTCTTGCGTAACCTGGGGAGGAAGGAGCTGTCCACCATcctggaggaggagaggaagtgGTACTGTTATGTGTGCAGTCCTGAACCATTGGTGGAGCTGGTTTTGTCCTGTGATGCGGTTCTAGAAAACCTGGAGCAGGCTCAGAAGCGAGCTTCCCGTACTGAGCCAAACTCCGTTCGGGGCAGGGCTAATAAGGGAGGTCGCAGTGTTGCCTATCTAATGGGGCCAGGAGGTGGCCCGGTGCCCTCTGCAGGCCTTTACCAGCGAATGCAGCGGTTTGTAGATGTTACCACATCTTTAAACCATTCCTTCAAGGCTGTTGTTCAAAGTGAAAAAGAGGAAGAAGGAAACCAAATAGAGAGAATTGGGCAGCTAAGGATGTTCCGCACTGTGCTAGATGATCTGCAAGCCGCCAACAGTGCATTACAG GAAGCCTTGGACCATGAACTGACTGGATCAAAACGTGGTTGTGGTGAAACACACAAACCAAAAGCGAgggccagaaaaaaaaagggaatgtCATCACAGAGCCCAGGACTCACTAAAAAGCTGGTGGTTAAACTTACTCCTGTACCAGTCAGCCCACAACCCATTAGCAGAACGTGtctttccattcatccatctccTGAGAGAAAAACGATAAACACTGAGGTGACAGATGGAGCACTGGAAGAAAGAGAGACGATGGTGGAGATGGAGAAGGGGATGGAAATGGTGGAAGTGACAGAGGGAGGAGAAGATGGGGAAAATTATTGTGTTGTTAAtgacgaggaagaggaggaggaggaggaagaagaggaggaggaagagaaccAAACTGATGCCAAAAATGTGTCTTTATCAGAGGAGAATAAACGTTCTCCGCGTGTGAAAACCACACCACGTCGGCGGCGGACAAACCCAAGTGCCACAGCAGAGCGTGCTGGTTCAGCTGAGGATGACTCTGATTCTGACGAGGTGCCTGAAGTGCTGCTTCAGACTGCCGCTGCCATGGCAAACAGCGAGGAAGACGGTCTGGTAGGTGGCAGTTGGGACGGGGATGGAGACGAGGTAAACCAGCAAGTCAGAAAGCAGCGTCTCTTTGGACTTGTAAAAACAACACCTCCGGACAGAGGCTCTCGTAAACGGAATCTCAAAGAGAgatcctcatcatcctcatcgtCATCCTCTACACCTTCAAGGAGGGGCTCCCAGGACCAGGGTTCAGCAGTCAGAATGACCAGGGGAAGGGCCCGCAAAGTTGCAAGGACGATGGTACAAAGCGGGAGTTCCTCCAGTGAAGTGGGAGGACAGGAGCTGGAGAGTGAGCCGAGCAGCGACTCTGATGATCAAAGGATCAAGCCGCTGACAGAGGACGTCACGTTACTGGGCTCTGGAAATTTCCAGCAGTCTTCCG GTGATGAGATGGACATCCAGCCAGGTCCGTCTTTGTCTGTGGAGGATGATGATTTAGAAAATAG AATTGCAAAGCAGATTCTGCTGGCTCAGATCAGGGCTAACCTCTCTTCAGCGTCTGAGCTGGACGCCAGTTCCGATGAGCAATCGGAGAGCACgagaaaagagcagaaaaagTGCAAGAACGTTGACAGAAGTTCAGAGACAACAGAAGAGGAAG AAAATGATGACTCTGATTGTCGCGGCTCTCAGTCAGAGTCACGGCACCGGCACCGATTGCTACGACATGGTCTTACCTTATCGGAGACTGaagcaaaaagtcaaaaacaagaGGTGAAGAAGCGCAAGAAAAGAGACAGACAAGTCCAAAATTCTGAATGTGTTATTG tgAGTAGTGATGAAACGAGTGTATCGAGTGGAATGTATGATGAACTCAGCCATTCAGAGTGCGAGGAAATCGG GTCCCAGTCGCCCACTCATAATGAGAAGAGTCCGTCACTCACAACTGACAGGAGCAGCACTCCtcat aatgATGTCTCTTCGACAACCGAGGAGCATTTAAGGGGCACCCCGCGAGGGCGGAGGCAAATCAGACCACTTCTGGAGGTGGGTCAGCTGGCCCAGGAGACACAGAGCGCTCTGAAAGAAGAGGAGGAGCGCAGGAGGAGAttagcagagagagaaaaactgaGACTAGAAAATGAGGGGAGAGAACGGGAAGAAGCAGACCCAGAG GTTATTTTAGTGTCTGAGAAACCAGCTCAGAGCTTTGCACCACTGGTTCTCGAGCAAAATGATGATACGCATAAGCCTGTGCTGCAAGTGCACTTGCACTTTCTGAGCAAACTCAAACCACACCAGCGAGAGG GCGTGCGCTTCATGTGGGACAGCTGCTGTGAGTCCGTTCAGAGTGTGAAGACAACTCCAGGCTCTGGCTGTATTCTGGCCCACTGCATGGGTCTGGGAAAGACCTTTCAG GTCATTGTGTTCCTTCACACAGTGCTGCTGTGTAAAGAGCTGCCAATGAAAAGGGCTTTGGTGGTTTGTCCTCTCAATACAGTCCTGAACTGGAAGAGTGAGTTTGACCAGTGGCAGAGGGGCTTGAGACCCAACATACTTTGG GTGGCAGAGCTGGCCACGGTGAAGTCGGTGAGTGTTCGTGTTGAGCTCTTAAATGACTGGTTCACGAACGGTGGCGTAATGATCATGGGCTATGAGGTTTTTCGtatactgacacacacagatagcGCAAAATACAGCAAACACAAAGAAGCCTTCCGCTCAATGCTCCTGGATCCAG GCCCTGATCTGGTGGTGTGTGATGAGGGTCATGTCCTTAGGAATGCAGACTCCAGCATTTCAAAAGCCATGCAAGCTCTACACACACGTAGGAGAATCATACTGACAGGAACGCCGCTTCAAAACAACCTTACTGAGT ATCACTGTATGGTTAACTTCATTAAGGAGAACCTGCTGGGTTCTCTAAAAGAGTTCCGCAATCGTTTTATTAATCCGATCCAGAATGGACAGTGCGCAGATTCCACCCCCGCTGATGTCAGACTGATGAAGAACAGGTCGCACGTCCTCCATCAGATGATGTCAGGATTCATACAG AGACGGGACTACTCAGTTTTGATGTCCTGTTTACCGGCAAAGCACGAGTATGTGCTGTCGGTCCGGATGACGCCTCTGCAGTGTCGCTTATACACACACTATCTGCAGACCTACACAG GGAAAGGAGCAGGTGTGAACAGTTTGTTTCAGGACCTTCATGTTCTGAGTTTGATATGGACTCATCCCTGGTGTCTGAAACTTGCTCAGCTGACCAGGAATAAG GGGAAGGAGGAAGAACCTGCTCCTGTCTTCACTGGTCTGGGTGCAGGTTTGGTCACCAGTTCTCTAAATGACTCTGAAAG GAGGGATGCAACAAGCACTGATTTAGTACATGGTGAAAAGAGAAATACTGATCCAGTCTCCTTGGTCAGCAGGCCCAATAAAAAACCACAGAATCCAGATGTCACAAACACCGCCATAATGGACATTTCTGGCGGGGAAGCTG GATTTGTTGTGGGTAACGGGCCATCTGCCGACTGGTATCTGCCATTTGTAACAGCGGCTGATGCCAAAGTACTGGAGCATTCTGGGAAATTGCAGTTGCTTCTGGAGATTTTACGCTGGGCAGAGGAACTACAGGACAAAGT ATTGGTGTTCAGTCAGTCTCTGATTTCGCTGGACCTTATTGAGAGTTTCCTCCTATATGCAGACGAGACCAGGGGTAAAAAATGTTGTCCATACAAAG GAGAGAAAGCGTGGGTTAAGAATAAAGATTATTATCGTTTGGACGGCAACACCAGTGCTTGTGCTCGCAAGAGATGGGCTCAAGAGTTTAACAACACTAAAAACATAAG AGGGAGGTTGTTTCTGATCTCCACTCGTGCAGGGTCTCTGGGAATCAATCTGGTTGCTGCAAACCGGGTTGTGGTGTTCGACGCATGCTGGAATCCGTCATATGACATCCAGAGCATCTTCAGAGTCTATCGctttgggcaaaaaaaaactgtatatgtGTACCGTTTTCTGGCACAG GGGACCATGGAACAGAACATTTATGAGCGGCAAGTTGCTAAGCAGTCCCTGTCATCTCGTGTCCTGGACCAGCAGCAGATTCAGAGACACTTCACGCACAGTCAGCTGAACGAGCTGTACCTCTTCCAACCAAACCTATGGCCCAGTAAACACACAGAAACGCCTGTG GATGACCTGTTGGCTCAGCTGCTGCAGAGCTGTGGGCAGCTCATAGTGAGTTATCATGAGCACAACTCATTGTTAGACCACCGGGAGGAAGAGGAGCTAAGCGAGGAAGAACGCAGGGCTGCCTGGGATGAATACCGGGCAGAAAAGAAG GCCTCTGTACAAAACTCAGATGAACTCACCCCCAGAAACCCCAACCAGGTACTACAG CAAGCTCTGGCTTCTCTAAACTTTGCCTACACAACCAAGAGTCTTCCTTCAACTCCTTCATTACACGTGAAACAAGGCAGTAATGAACCGTCTGTTTCCTGGGTCGCTTATAACAACTCATTTCAACAGGGGCAGCCCAAAGTGGTGTTTTCAGTTCCAAGATCAAACACATAA